A region from the Clavibacter sp. A6099 genome encodes:
- a CDS encoding TrmH family RNA methyltransferase, whose protein sequence is MAHVVPVDDLADPRLADYSHRTDVALRKAEGAGHGIYLAESALVLERALRAGHAPRSVLALGGTVDEALALVGDRDVPVFTGPGELLAELTGYVLHRGVVASLDRPALPSVASLLADARRVVVLEDVVDPTNVGAIFRSVGAIGADAVLVTPRCTDPFYRRAIRVSMGTVLQVPWTRTGEWPETRAALADAGFHVAALALTPGAVSIRDFPAEEHERLAIVLGSEGPGLSAEAISSADTVVRIPMAHGIDSLNVAAASAVALYALT, encoded by the coding sequence GTGGCGCACGTCGTCCCGGTCGACGACCTCGCGGATCCGCGGCTCGCCGACTACAGCCACCGCACCGACGTCGCCCTCCGCAAGGCCGAGGGCGCGGGCCACGGGATCTACCTGGCCGAGTCCGCGCTGGTGCTCGAGCGGGCGCTCCGGGCCGGGCACGCGCCGCGGTCCGTGCTCGCGCTGGGCGGCACGGTCGACGAGGCGCTCGCGCTGGTCGGCGACCGGGACGTGCCGGTGTTCACCGGGCCGGGCGAGCTGCTCGCGGAGCTCACCGGGTACGTGCTGCACCGCGGCGTCGTCGCGTCGCTCGACCGGCCGGCGCTCCCCTCGGTCGCGTCGCTGCTCGCGGACGCCCGGCGCGTGGTGGTGCTCGAGGACGTGGTGGATCCCACCAACGTCGGCGCGATCTTCCGCTCGGTCGGGGCCATCGGGGCGGATGCGGTGCTCGTCACGCCGCGCTGCACGGATCCGTTCTACCGTCGCGCCATCCGCGTCAGCATGGGCACCGTGCTGCAGGTGCCGTGGACGCGAACGGGGGAGTGGCCGGAGACGCGGGCCGCCCTCGCCGACGCCGGCTTCCACGTCGCGGCGCTGGCGCTGACCCCGGGCGCCGTGTCGATCCGGGACTTCCCGGCCGAGGAGCACGAGCGGCTCGCCATCGTGCTCGGGTCGGAGGGGCCCGGGCTGTCCGCGGAGGCGATCAGCTCGGCGGACACCGTCGTGCGGATCCCCATGGCGCACGGCATCGACTCGCTCAACGTGGCGGCGGCCAGCGCGGTCGCG